One Coprobacter tertius genomic window carries:
- a CDS encoding DUF695 domain-containing protein: MPKNDWFIGEQDSDRGRIITRGRIFRGNQRNTTLYPMRVEVQWLYKGTADGMPTEEETAVTDKVMNLLTDRLEDELIAWLTAVHTGGRQAVFVYYTRSVEDLSNQINATFGEFPLLPVKIGATEDKNWKEYNRMLKSFGITYG; the protein is encoded by the coding sequence ATGCCCAAAAATGATTGGTTTATAGGCGAACAGGATTCAGATCGGGGTAGAATAATTACCCGTGGACGCATTTTTAGGGGTAATCAACGAAATACGACACTTTATCCGATGAGGGTAGAAGTACAGTGGTTATATAAAGGAACTGCTGACGGAATGCCTACTGAAGAAGAAACGGCCGTTACCGATAAGGTAATGAATTTATTGACCGATCGTCTTGAAGATGAGTTGATTGCATGGCTGACAGCTGTACATACCGGAGGCAGACAGGCTGTTTTTGTATATTATACCCGTTCGGTAGAAGATTTGTCTAATCAGATTAATGCTACTTTCGGGGAATTTCCTCTTCTTCCTGTTAAAATCGGAGCGACCGAAGATAAAAACTGGAAAGAATATAACCGTATGCTGAAATCTTTCGGGATTACTTACGGATAA